In Magnolia sinica isolate HGM2019 chromosome 16, MsV1, whole genome shotgun sequence, the genomic window CCGAGTCAgattgagttcgagtcaagcatttttcaaaaccggatcgaggcgggttggacctaactcggtccgactcgatgcccacctctaattataATTTGAGGGTTATCTTGGCCCACCTCTAATTATAATTTGAGGGTTATCTTGACCGTTGATTCAAAAGGGGAGATTAGATCCCTTCTACTTCGGTCGTGGTTAGGTGGACCTTTGGACATAAACAGTCCACTTTCAACTCTCCAAACCATCATTATAGTATCAGAGCATCATGAGACCGATTATAATTTTAGAGAAATCACATTGAAGTGTCTACCTAAAacccaaattttttttattttattaatgctTTTTATTTGATTAATATATGGATGATCATTAGTCCTTTTCTAATTATAATGCTATCCATAATCACTTTAATCAAGTGGACCGAAATATGGTCTCGAGCCCATTAACCATGAATGAGACTTTTAATGAATTTAGTGATACCatttaattccatttttttttgtatcaAATTAAAAGTATCATAGGACAGTGCAAATGTACCTTATATTTGTGTATAAAACAAGATGAGGTCAGATGAAAGCCTAAGTTATGCATATCTTATTAAGGGCCTTTAATTGGCCATGCATTAAGAAGTGACATGAAAATTTTCAACGAGAACTAACTGATGGTACGGTCACCTGTAATGATGATGatcaatatataaaataaaataaaaagcatataataataaattttcgAATTTAATCAACATGTTATTGGGTTTTGATATTATGGTCATGTCTTGTAATTTGATCATACAAGGTGAGCCACATTTTATGTTGCATATGCCCAAAAATGGGTACTTTATTACAAAATTAGTGCACCTGCTGAGTGTAGATCTCTCTTGATAATTGTTCTATCACTATTGATCACGCTAGCCTTGGAGACATTTTAATGGAATGATGACGGTTGACTTTTGAGTCGCTGCTAACTAATAAAACCTGAAATCTAGGATACATCATAAAATTAGGGCATTAAATAATCCCCAACTTGAGTAACTTCTGTGGTTGGTCTACGGGCGGGGGAGATCCAGGTAAGGACCTCGGAGAGGGAGCAGGAAAGGGTTAGGCACCGTATCTACCTGTAACGAACTATACTGTCTCTATTTTATGGGATTAAGATAATTAGCTGGTGCAGAGTATCCCATCCATGAGGGGCCCTACGTTTGGTGATGTGACGGATCCCACCCCAGCAGAGGAGATTTCCTAGAAATATACCAAAATGAATTGTACAATACCAGACTACAGACAGGAGATGAAATACAGCCAAACATTTAGGTTTAGGATCTTTCACTCTTGAaatccacagtgggacccattggatcaatggtctggatcaccaaacggTGGGGATCAAGATGTTCAGAATCCTGGCAAGGTCATATGTACAAAACCAGCACATAATAGTAAATAGGAACTCTGTAAAGTCACAATACAACCGCAAAGAAGAGAACATTTCAGAGTCATCATACACATGAAAAGACGCCAAGATCAGCTGGGCTACCCTCTCTTCTCACATCCACAGCCGTCTATTTCCCAAGCAAGCGACGTCCTCGTTGGTTGGCACCTTTTACCCTGGAGTTCAATTCCTCCACATCATCATGGAGATGATCCAGAGCTTTGTTCTGCCTGCAGTTATCAGAACCAAATAACTAAGAACACACCtccaaataaaagaaatgaacAGATGGTAATTTTAGAATCCATGAGGGAAAAATACCCTGAGAACAAACAGGGTTCTTTAAACATGGGACCCAATATTCTATCAGTTTCAGTTTTACAGGATTCCTTCCACAGAACTTTGTTGACATGGCGGAGGGCCCACCATTCACAACCCCATCAGTTCTAACTGGATCTTCCCCTGTCAGATTCCATACTAGCCCTACACTACTCTAGTCATTTAGAGcacatttggttgcaccaaatatcatgaaaatttgcaccaaaTTGAATTGACTAGTCAAGAAAGATAACtaaatttcatgattttgggACACCCAAACACATCCTTAGTTGTCATAGTAAATGAAAAATAATAGACAATGTAGATCTTATCGGTCCCGACAATGAAGCTGAATGctcaacaaaacaaaaacaaaacaaaaaataaaaaggcaATAGGTTTCTCAAATGGGACGacaaaatctgaattttgagggggaaaaaaaaaaaaaaggaactaaGCCCTCCCAAATACATTAAACCTTTATAACATATCAAGCAGAAAATGCCTTAATGAATAGTGTCCGCGGGGGGGTGTTgggggttatttatttatttctgggAAAGTTGTTCTTAACTTGATTTCAACCATTCCTTTCAAAGTATTGCAAATCAAAACTTAATGGGAGAGAAGTTGAAGATCAAAAGGTTTGTGGGCCGGAAGTTCTGAAGTAAgaaaaattatacaaaaatatCTTTTCTTGATTCTTTTTGCATGGATTTGAGTGGAAAATCGTGAGTAGTGGATGGAAAtgggaaattttgggaaaagtTAAAAAGTTCCTCATTTTCTtacctaaattaaataataagggATCCAATTCTTAACATGATGGACGAGGGTTGGCTGATCTATCGATTCTTGTTGATCTCtcgatttttaaattttttaattatttatattttcgaaaattaaaaaattgtttaatttgggaaaaaataatttcaactttttttagtttttgttttgttttaatgTGTTTCTTATTTATGGTTTCATGTTTACAATCAATGCATTGCATTTGTCGAGGAAAaattagttgtttttttttttttttttaaagacacaaggtgtccccacctctttttgaagtgagactaatccttgcggatacacgcaatcacccacaaccacgtgtattgggtaaagccaaggaggggaatcgaaccctcacctatagggagcaaacctacggtgaagaccattcacccaaacctcgttgggtaaaaaataaaattctatttatttaaaaaattacttTCAATTTGACACGtgcgtgcgcgcgcgcgcacacacacatatatagagagagatgcTCGCACACAACTAATTATACATCCAACTAGTTCTCCTGATTTGagtaattaatgttaataaatgtcGGACATAAAAGTTATTTAAGATAACTTTAGAAAAGGGGTAGGTGGCTAAGATGGGCCCGCCATGGTATTAATGTTACATAGGAAAAGGCCAACCCTCCAAACTGGTTGGACATTTATCTTAAATAACTTTTCTGTCCaccatttattaacattaattactCCTCAAATGAGGAGAACAAATTGAACGTacaagtactctctctctctctctctctctctctctctctaataccaTTGAATTGAGTTATAATCAATTTACAGAAGGCCTATGTGTTGAAATGGCATTCAATGGCATTTTGGCCAATTTCAATTATATTAAGGTTTTCATTTAGTTGCAAAGGCCTAAATGTATGCCTCCTTGCTTGTAGCAACCAATTATTTATCTCTAAATAACAAATCATCTTGGAAGTTATAGCTTCCCTTTGGGCATGTTTTGCCTATGGTAGAAGAGAGGAAATGATTGATCACTAGATTCAACTAGTGGATTGTTGGGCATCTTTCCGATGGTCTTGGTTAAATCTATTGCGGTTATTTTACAGCACTCATGGATCCAGATCTACACAAAATTGCGAACCATATCAGCCCACTACTTACCTCCTTGCGAACCCCTTTGCATTATTTATCATATGAATAATAGAAAAGGGATGTCAACTCATGTGATGCAGATGAAGTAACTTGCCTTTCTATCTCAGTTCCCATATCAACAGCCATATCCTTCAGCTGATCCAACACATTACTTAAATCCAAAAGGCCATCGTCTTGCTTTGCCTTCTCCACCTATTTTAGGCAAGCCAACAATAGATTGATAACACTGTAACAGTGAAATaggaaggaaaaagaagaagaagaagaaaacaaagaaatcatTATATATTCAGTTCTCCAATGGATAACCACCAACACAGACCTCAACTTGTTCAAGTGCAGTTGATGGGGCAGACGGGTTTTGTCGAGCATTTGATTTTCCTTTGGGACTACGtgctaatcccaacctttccctcTGCTCTAAATGGTTTCCCCTTCTTTTAAAAGAATCATCTGCGCACCAGAGCAccaaatcatatccaaaaattgATCAGATAAAGCAAATCCAACAATCACAAGTTCTATCGAGCTTACCTCTTGTAATCACGGGCCCAGTAATTGCACGAGCTTTCTTTGGCTTCCAAGTCTTAGAGAACATGCCCCCAAGACTTCCCAAGAGCTTCTCACCCTGAAAACAACGTTAAATAATCAGGAATATTTCCCCCCTTAGAAACGATAGCCTACTTTGTTTACACATGATCATGTCAGTCATCAAAGATGGAAACAGAATTTCAGGCTTCCATCAAATGTTGAAAAGTCAGAACCACATGATAAATTGGTTCAGCCAATTGTTCTTATTAAACCAGACTTTAGAGTCAACACTGGGAAGCAGCATCGTGGTCCAAGTTAGTTCAGCAACTTCCACACATTTATGCATTTGTTCCATCACTTCCATCTTCAATCTCAGAAGCAAAgcaacaaataaaaataagacgCATACTTCTGGTATGAAGCCAACCCCAATTATTTGCTATAGAGCTTAGATGGCCAACTTGGTACTTCTAACTTACCCTTGGCTTCACTAATTCATTAAGAACACATAGTTCTTAGTTACAGGTTTGTTTTAGGTTTGATCTTTTGCATTTAAGCTCTGGAAGACTAGTTTTTCACCACTATTGACTCACTGACCAGCCACTTTCTTGGTCTTGAAGGTTTTATCCGCATCATATTCTATATCAATATTATATAACTAGACAAGCCTGGAGAGAGGGTTGTGTCAGTTTGGCAGCCGGTGTCCAAACTCCGGCCACAGCTTTTCTCATGAATCCTGACAATCCGAGATTCGAAGCGTTTTCATTGATGatgtggtccttgatagagtggaatgttgGAACAGGATTCGCATAGCCAGCCCAATTAGATGGGATGAggcctagatgatgatgatacGCTATAGAAAAATGTTTCCAGGCATTGAACTCTTTTGGGCTACAAATAACACCAAAAACAAGAAAACGAAATGCTTTGTCCCAAATCCCATGTCAATGCATGTCCAACCATCTCAGTAATTCAGACAATGGAGTTTATTTGTCAAGGGTTAAAGTATGGTCTAAAAGTGGTACTATCGCCTGATACGGACTCattcatttcatccataaataaaCGATATAGCTGTATTTGCACATATCGGCATATATGGGTTGTGATATGGAGCAATATAACCCGGTTTCAGTGGCGAGTAACATGGAGCACTAAAACCACTTCAATCCTTGGTCCTCATTGCATATAGTTCACTGCCATCTCATAAGCTTTTTCTCAATCCAAGCTACAGTAGATTATTTATGACCGAACAAAAGAGTTACCATGCTGAGGTCATGATCAATGTTGGCAGCAGTCATATGGGTCCTGGTGATTTGCTCTCCCTGTTGATGCAAGGTGATCAGAGTGTTTGTAGCGTCTTCTCTAATGTCCTCAGCGATCTTCAGGCAGCCATTGACAGCCTTTGTAGTCTCTTCGGCCTTGTACAC contains:
- the LOC131228997 gene encoding SNAP25 homologous protein SNAP33-like, with translation MTKTPIGKNPKQRSVESGFSASSNPFDSDSDSDIHQTSKPGKASSAPITSKANSKTTPSNDDASGGASSAAKNRYKNGFHDSGGLENQTVQELENYAVYKAEETTKAVNGCLKIAEDIREDATNTLITLHQQGEQITRTHMTAANIDHDLSMGEKLLGSLGGMFSKTWKPKKARAITGPVITRDDSFKRRGNHLEQRERLGLARSPKGKSNARQNPSAPSTALEQVEVEKAKQDDGLLDLSNVLDQLKDMAVDMGTEIERQNKALDHLHDDVEELNSRVKGANQRGRRLLGK